AAACAATGAAACAATTAAAATATTTATCATTTGCTCTTGTCGGATTATGGTCGCTTACAAGTTGTGAAAATGATTTGGATACTGCTCCAACTGATCAGGCTAACAGTGTAGAAGTTTTTAAAACAGCAGAAAGTGCTGAAACAGTAGTGAACGGTACCTGGGCAAAATTTAATAACGACGGAACTACCTATGCTAACATTGGTTATTCAACTGTTTTAAGAGCAAGTGATGCCATGGGAAGTGATGTAGCGGTATTGACCAACAAATATGGATTTGCTTCTACCTATGCTTTTACAGAAATGGTGAACAGTACGGCGAGCCGACCGCTATTCATCTGGACAATGCTGTATTCCACAATTAATAATATGAACAATGTTATTGCAAGAATCGACGGTACGGAAGGAAGCCAGGATAAAAAGGATCAGGTAAAAGGCCAGGCAAAAGCATTACGCGCTTTCTGTTATCTGAATCTGGCGAGTTTTTACCAGTTCAGCTATCTGAAAGATAAAACAGCTTTAACGGCTCCGATTTATACGGAACCATCTACTACCGGTACCATAGGAAAGAAAAGAGCCAGTCTTGAAGAAATTTATGTATTGGTTAAAAGTGATCTTACAGAGGCAGATAACCTGTTGAAAAATTATACAAGAAACAATAAAGATAAAATTAACAGCTCTGTTGTGAACGGTCTTTTGGCAAGAACTTATCTGAATACCGGTGAATGGAGCAAAGCTTCAGCAGCCGCAAAAATTGCAAGACAAGGCTTTCCACTGATGGCTCCTGAAAAATATAAAGACGGATTCAATGATATCAACAATGCAGAATGGATCTGGGGACATGGGCAGACGCAGGAACAATCTGATGCAAGTTATGCATTCCATTATCTGGATGTGTCTTCATCGGGAAGTTATTATTACAGCTTTATGGCCGATCCTTACTTTAAAGATCTGTTTGATGCCAATGATATCAGATCCCAGTTATTTTCATGGGATGGCCTTAAAGGAAGGGAAGGGCTGCTGAGGTATGCTAAATTTAAATTTAAATCCACCCTTATTGCAGATATTGTATACATGAGAGCTGCAGAAATGTATCTGATCGAAGCTGAAGCCGAGGCCAGAAACGGAAATGTATCTCAGGCAGTAGTTGTTCTGAATCAGTTGAAATCAGCAAGAAATGCCAATATTTATAATGGTTCACTAGCACAGAATGCAGTAGTAGATGCAGTTCTGATCGAAAGAAGAAAAGAATTATTCGGAGAAGGTTTCTCCCTTTCAGATATTATCAGAACTCAGGGGACAGTGGTAAGAAAACCGTTTGTAGATGCTGATGGTAAACCGATAAAAGTTCAGATAACGACACCGGATGGTACCGTGAAAACTGTAGATGGCAAGGGGCATTCTGTTCTTGATTTTCCGGATAAATCTGCTTTCACGCCCAACAGCAATTATTATTTATTCAGTATTCCACAGAGAGAATCTGAGAATAACCCTAATTTATAATACATCATCCAAATAATTAGATTTGATTTTTAGCCACTGCTTTTGCAGTGGTTTTTTCAATATAGGTATTATGAGATTTGAGAAAAAGTAATACAAATACCACTCTCGTCAAATAATCCATTTTCTGAAACAATAAAATCAAATTTTTTATCCGGAAACAAATAATAAAGTCTCATTTTCCAAAATTCCAGAATATATGATCCTATTTTCTTCTGAGTTTCTGGCTCATGAGATTGTAGGTCTTCCGAAAAATAAAAAAGATCCGAGAGGGAA
This genomic window from Chryseobacterium sp. MEBOG06 contains:
- a CDS encoding RagB/SusD family nutrient uptake outer membrane protein, with the translated sequence MKQLKYLSFALVGLWSLTSCENDLDTAPTDQANSVEVFKTAESAETVVNGTWAKFNNDGTTYANIGYSTVLRASDAMGSDVAVLTNKYGFASTYAFTEMVNSTASRPLFIWTMLYSTINNMNNVIARIDGTEGSQDKKDQVKGQAKALRAFCYLNLASFYQFSYLKDKTALTAPIYTEPSTTGTIGKKRASLEEIYVLVKSDLTEADNLLKNYTRNNKDKINSSVVNGLLARTYLNTGEWSKASAAAKIARQGFPLMAPEKYKDGFNDINNAEWIWGHGQTQEQSDASYAFHYLDVSSSGSYYYSFMADPYFKDLFDANDIRSQLFSWDGLKGREGLLRYAKFKFKSTLIADIVYMRAAEMYLIEAEAEARNGNVSQAVVVLNQLKSARNANIYNGSLAQNAVVDAVLIERRKELFGEGFSLSDIIRTQGTVVRKPFVDADGKPIKVQITTPDGTVKTVDGKGHSVLDFPDKSAFTPNSNYYLFSIPQRESENNPNL